In Dasypus novemcinctus isolate mDasNov1 chromosome 23, mDasNov1.1.hap2, whole genome shotgun sequence, the following proteins share a genomic window:
- the LOC111760807 gene encoding putative protein T-ENOL isoform X2, producing MASTPTKNEEKKGSRLLPAASSVGGGLKVSLSRSEEFLTRISKELTDEALCVAGYHLNLAPTKEKQTQDRGTQISKHVFITKTRGTDTRSDRNRTRTKAHLLPSPREKGALPSNLTSGG from the exons ATGGCATCGACTCCTACcaagaatgaagagaaaaagggCAGCCGACTGTTGCCAGCTGCATCCTCCGTGGGTGGAGGCCTG AAGGTTTCCTTATCCCGTTCTGAGGAATTCCTGACCCGGATCAGCAAAGAACTCACCGATGAGGCCTTGTGTGTGGCTGGCTACCACTTGAACCTTGCACCCACCAAGGAAAAGCAGACACAAGACCGAGGGACTCAGATATCCAAACACG TGTTCATCACCAAGACCCGAGGGACAGACACCCG CTCCGACAGAAACCGTACTCGCACCAAGGCACACCTCCTGCCATCCCCTCGTGAGAAG GGAGCTCTGCCTAGCAACTTGACATCTGGAGGATGA
- the LOC111760807 gene encoding putative protein T-ENOL isoform X1, which yields MIPPACVFASPRGSQVLWGMASTPTKNEEKKGSRLLPAASSVGGGLKVSLSRSEEFLTRISKELTDEALCVAGYHLNLAPTKEKQTQDRGTQISKHVFITKTRGTDTRSDRNRTRTKAHLLPSPREKGALPSNLTSGG from the exons ATGATTCCGCCCGCCTGTGTGTTTGCCTCCCCGAGAGGCAGCCAGGTCCTTTG GGGGATGGCATCGACTCCTACcaagaatgaagagaaaaagggCAGCCGACTGTTGCCAGCTGCATCCTCCGTGGGTGGAGGCCTG AAGGTTTCCTTATCCCGTTCTGAGGAATTCCTGACCCGGATCAGCAAAGAACTCACCGATGAGGCCTTGTGTGTGGCTGGCTACCACTTGAACCTTGCACCCACCAAGGAAAAGCAGACACAAGACCGAGGGACTCAGATATCCAAACACG TGTTCATCACCAAGACCCGAGGGACAGACACCCG CTCCGACAGAAACCGTACTCGCACCAAGGCACACCTCCTGCCATCCCCTCGTGAGAAG GGAGCTCTGCCTAGCAACTTGACATCTGGAGGATGA
- the CDIPT gene encoding CDP-diacylglycerol--inositol 3-phosphatidyltransferase, with amino-acid sequence MPGENIFLFVPNLIGYARIFFAIISFYFMPCCPLTASSFYLLSGLLDAFDGHAARALNQGTRFGAMLDMLTDRCSTMCLLVNLALLYPRATLLFQLSMSLDVASHWLHLHSSVVRGSESHKMIDLSGNPVLRIYYTSRPALFVLCAGNELFYCLLYLFNFSEGPLVGSVGLFRMGLWITAPIALLKSLISVIHLVTAARNMAALDAADRAKKK; translated from the exons ATGCCGGGCGAAAATATCTTCCTGTTCGTGCCGAACCTCATCG GTTATGCGCGGATCTTCTTCGCCATCATTTCTTTCTACTTTATGCCCTGCTGCCCCCTCACGGCCTCCTCCTTCTACCTGCTCAGTGGACTTCTGGACGCTTTCGATGGACACGCCGCTCGAGCCCTTAATCAAG GGACCCGGTTTGGGGCCATGCTGGACATGCTGACGGACCGCTGCTCCACCATGTGCCTGCTGGTCAACCTGGCCCTGCTATACCCACGGGCCACCCTTCTCTTCCAACTTAGCATGAGCTTGGACGTGGCCAGCCACTGGCTGCACCTCCACAG TTCTGTGGTCCGAGGCAGTGAGAGTCACAAGATGATTGACCTGTCTGGGAATCCGGTGCTTCGGATCTATTACACCTCCAGA CCTGCGCTGTTTGTCCTGTGTGCCGGAAACGAGCTCTTCTACTGCCTCCTCTATCTGTTCAACTTCTCCGAGGGACCCTTAG TTGGTTCCGTGGGTCTTTTCCGAATGGGCCTCTGGATCACTGCTCCCATTGCCTTGCTCAAGTCCCTCATCAGTGTCATCCACCTGGTCACAGCTGCCCGCAACATGGCTGCCCTGGACGCGGCAGACCGTGCCAAGAAGAAGTGA